The Gracilimonas sediminicola sequence AAGTTCTTTTGACCAAGCTTCCTCCGAGTCAAATTCTTTCTCTGGGTGAAGACTATCTATCAGCATATGTGCAAGTTCAGCACGTTCTTGATCAGAAAGTTCAAGTGCTTGTTTTTTGATTTTTTCGTTAATCATGAGTTCTCTCATAAAGTTTGAATACTTCTATAGTATGGTAATAAACTCAAAAAAAGGAAAATAATTTTGTCAGAGGTTTGAGGTTCCATAACATAATACTATCCAAACAATAACTTTATTTGCACACGGTGGATAATATCCGAAAAGTCGCCGGATAACATCCACTCAGGAATGTGCAGATTTCTTTTGAGAAAGGAAAATCAAATAGTTAGCGGTACGGATTAGTGTCAATGCTGATTTCTTATCATTTCGAATAAAAAACGCCTTTTTATAAACCCTGTAGTTTCAATTGTCAGGTGTATTACCAACAAACTCAATATCTGTATCAGTTTTATCAACAGTGAATAATAGATATGGAATCCAAGTAGCATCTCTGTTATTGGTATGAGTTAAAGAATCTAAATCAATAACTAAACGACTGCCACTGTAATAAACTTTAGGATCTTTTGGCTGATGCATTTGCCCTAACCTATCATAAAAAACACCAATTAATGTTTTATTCTCAAAGTCTATAACTGGCAGTTCGATATCAGTTCCATCATTATCATAAATTGATCCATCTCCAGTATTCGCTTTCCAGAACAACTCCCACCGGTATTGAGTGTTAAATATATAGCTCGTAGGATAAACATCATTGAAACGATAAAAAGAATCTAATCGCTCAATTTCTACAATCTCTTTTGAATCTGAATTGCTTACATCACAACCTGCGACAATAAATAGAGAAGCAAAAATAAATAATCCTTTTTTAATCATGAGAAGGTTTATAACGACCCGGTGTTTAAACAGCGAGCCGAGTTGTTCGAATAAGTACCGAACCCTAAACGAGTCCGCTTGAAACGCTTTTTATATACATATGTGTTTATTAATCAAGTTTCATTTCCCCATCTACCCAAGATACAATTTCCTCACCACTGAGAATATTCTTAACTAACTCTCTATTCTTTATTATTTCAACACCATAGTCGCCAACTTCAAAAGTGTCCTTGAAAATTATGATATGAGGTACCCCTGGAATCATTATGTTATTTAGGTGAGCCAAGGTATTCTCATTATGATATCTGCTACCTATTGATATTTCATCCCATTCATCATACTTAGAAATATACTTTAGCCCGGTATCTATATCCTCATCCATAGCCACCATGACTAATTTTGTATCATAATTTGTATGCTGGGAATCAAAATTTGCTCTGATCTTATCGATACTCTCAATTACATCTGGTCGATTACAGGGGCCGCAATCTGAAGCACCAAAATAAAAAACCGTCAATTGTTCTTGAGCAAATGCTGAAGTAGATAATAGTAAAAAGAACAGCGTTAGATAAGTTTTCATATCTCCTCACAATTTTTAAATGCACGTAATACTATCCAAACAAGAACTTTGTTAGTACGCGGTGGATAAAATCCCCGAATCCCTCTTCAAAACTCTCATTCGGTGTTTCCCGGATATTACCCGACCCGAAAGACGGATAAAGTCGCCGGATAACATCTTCTCAGGAATGTGCAGATTTCTTTTGAGAAAGGAAAATCAAATAGTTAGCGGTACGAATGGCTTGAATATGAGGAGTATTGAGTGTTGAGTAGTGAGAAGTGAGTTTACTCATCACTCATCACTAACCTCTCACATCTAACATCTTTTATCTTAAATCTATCAACCCTAAAACCGAATCCAGTCTTTATCTTCCAGCCATTGGATGAGCGCGGGCAGAAAGGTAATCGAGGTAAGCAAGGTCATGCCGATTCCCAGCACCGCCATCACTCCTATCGACTGCAGGCCCGGATGATTGGTGAAAAGCAGTCCGGCAAAACCCAGCATGGTGGTAATGGAGCCCATGGTTATGTGCTGCCCCGTACTGGAAAGTACCTGCCACATGCTGTTCTTTCCTTCTTCCCGGTAACGGTGCGCAAGGTGCACGCCGCTGTCTTCCCCGATTCCGAGAATAGCCGGAAGAACCACCAGGTTATAAAAGTTAAACTGCAGGCCGAATATCATCATGAGACCAAACAGCCAGAGCAGACCCACCAGTAACGGAAGCATGGCTATGATAGACCACCGGAACGACCGGAAGGAAAACAACATGAAGAAGTAAATGAAAATGAAGGTGGCCCCTACCATATACGGACTTTCAGTTCGCATCAGGTCGAGCATGGAGGCGGCTACAATAGAGGTACTGGCTGCATGAAATTCTTTACCGCTGTCCAGGGTCACCACCGATACGTCATTCTTAAAGGCGATGGATTTCTTTCCGTCTCCCAGCCCTACCGACGGATAGATGATAACGAAACGCCCCACCTCTCCGTCTTTGGTAATAAAACGGGACTTCAGGTAATTCGGGATGGAATCCAGCGAAACGGGCTCAGTGGTTTGGGCGGCCATCCGAAGTTTTTCCAGGTCCTCATCCTCCTGTTCAACCAAGAATGGGTCCTTAAAGAGCTCCCGAATTTCGGCAATTTTTTGAAGCTTCTGCTGCTCTTGTGCTTCATGGATTGGATAACGTTCCTGCAGGGTCTCCACGCTTTTTATGGTCGGTGAAGTAGTGTCGGAATCCATCCGTTCTTTCAGGATGCCTGCAATTTCTTCCACCTGCTCGTTGGTCTCGGCAATGATGTAAGCCGGATTGCGCTTGCTGTTGTCATCCACCTGACCGGCAAAGGAACGAAATTCTTCATATTCAGGGAAGGTGGGTTCCAGCTCACCAAAGTCGTACTGAAAGCGGAGATTGCCGCTGAAGCCGATCACAAAGGCCGAAGCAACCAGGCCCACCGTTACAATGGTTCGGGCGTATGGGTAGCGGTGTACGCCGGTGTATTCCTCCTTCTGCTCATCGGAGATCAGGATCCAGTTGAGGCGTTCATCAAATATAACCAGCAGTGCCGGAAGGATATATAACATAGCCATGAGTGACAGCAATATTCCGGTGCCGGATATAAAACCAAATTCGGAAAAGCCGCGGAAATCGGCGAACATCAGAATGTATAAAGCAGCAGCGGTAGTAAAAGCCGATACCAAGATGGCTTCCCCGGTCTTTTCATTGGTTTTCATGACGGCGTCATGGGCATTCATTCCCAGCGAACGAAGCTCTATATACCGGGCGTAATAGTGGATACCGTAATCGATGCCCAACCCGAAAAGGATCACGAAAAGAACGGAAGTCATGGTATTCAATATCCCTAAATAGAAGTAGGTGATACCGAATGTCCAGGTCAGGCTGATCAATAGCGGAACCCCGATAATAAGCACCGGAACCGGCATGCGTAAAATGTGTGACCACACTGAATAACTGCCATTGCCATTGGTTCCTTTTCGATAGTGAATGTATTTCTTGAAGAAGAAGTACAGCATCACCAGCAAAATCACACTGCTGATCCCGCTGGCAAA is a genomic window containing:
- a CDS encoding addiction module protein, producing MINEKIKKQALELSDQERAELAHMLIDSLHPEKEFDSEEAWSKELKKRIDRYEQGESSAKPWSEVKKNAQALLD
- a CDS encoding thioredoxin-like domain-containing protein gives rise to the protein MKTYLTLFFLLLSTSAFAQEQLTVFYFGASDCGPCNRPDVIESIDKIRANFDSQHTNYDTKLVMVAMDEDIDTGLKYISKYDEWDEISIGSRYHNENTLAHLNNIMIPGVPHIIIFKDTFEVGDYGVEIIKNRELVKNILSGEEIVSWVDGEMKLD
- a CDS encoding efflux RND transporter permease subunit; this encodes MKQLLRLLKPLLKFNYSHPYWVVSVCIILAVLSGYYALQLKVDTDIANLLPEDHPNVLALEKLSESVGGETEMLVVINSPSFEANKAFADTLIQRSLDLYYPRYEDTFFKRAEFRRETEFVKNNALYLASENELEEVTQYLEDEIQQAKEEANPFYFDLGDEEEEETAGAENFEDSYNMLVPSEYPVNEDSTIMVVRFFPTGSKSDIKYLEDMFDEYDSLLASMNPQAYHPEMEVRFGGRLKRHLEELTSIMNDVLGSFASGISSVILLVMLYFFFKKYIHYRKGTNGNGSYSVWSHILRMPVPVLIIGVPLLISLTWTFGITYFYLGILNTMTSVLFVILFGLGIDYGIHYYARYIELRSLGMNAHDAVMKTNEKTGEAILVSAFTTAAALYILMFADFRGFSEFGFISGTGILLSLMAMLYILPALLVIFDERLNWILISDEQKEEYTGVHRYPYARTIVTVGLVASAFVIGFSGNLRFQYDFGELEPTFPEYEEFRSFAGQVDDNSKRNPAYIIAETNEQVEEIAGILKERMDSDTTSPTIKSVETLQERYPIHEAQEQQKLQKIAEIRELFKDPFLVEQEDEDLEKLRMAAQTTEPVSLDSIPNYLKSRFITKDGEVGRFVIIYPSVGLGDGKKSIAFKNDVSVVTLDSGKEFHAASTSIVAASMLDLMRTESPYMVGATFIFIYFFMLFSFRSFRWSIIAMLPLLVGLLWLFGLMMIFGLQFNFYNLVVLPAILGIGEDSGVHLAHRYREEGKNSMWQVLSSTGQHITMGSITTMLGFAGLLFTNHPGLQSIGVMAVLGIGMTLLTSITFLPALIQWLEDKDWIRF